The following coding sequences are from one Capsicum annuum cultivar UCD-10X-F1 chromosome 3, UCD10Xv1.1, whole genome shotgun sequence window:
- the LOC107862633 gene encoding protein STICHEL-like 2 isoform X1, with translation MDGRRHSVDVPISKTLVALRRVKSLRDPSTNSISKYSTMVDKLNWETHSSNAITLGFENRQEVRYDEDSSALRNNGFVLYANREEYAGDQLVSPQMEPWNGNVEMSNVRQTNEVQRGNKSASKRLGHPHSRRDEGMIMTGTTPSNAWEEGNGSSKESNEGAVQAKDVVHYATKRHCRQKKHTRSSRTAAGDVLSRVGSPYFSVSDAPIESSNHAISLYGNEDVDNVDSDHGGCGISSCWLGTPKFRGSSPLTNMEERPLLSAGIGETLLALQRRSLTRDNNGVASHSESPRNLSQKFRPKSFSEMVGQNVVSRSLLNAISSGRINSFYLFHGPRGTGKTCASRIFAAALNCLSSDAERPCGVCRDCVLYFSGRSRDVREVDSLKINKMERIRMLIKNAVTPPVSSKFKIFIFDECHLLREETWTSILNHLEELSRHVIFIMITPDLDKLPRGAVSRSQKYHFSKIKEVDISKRLHEICEVEGIDFNQDALDFIACKSNGSLRDGEIMLEQLSLLGKRITMPLVYELIGAVSDDELLELLHLALSSDTLNTVKRARELMRSRIDPMQLVSQLANLIMDILAGKCQRSACEVEDRLFSRHISEAEKQQLSHALKVLSETEKQLRMSKNQTTWLTAALLQLNSVGSSVNAKDGSLCLRTVYEQDPDGHPCSTSSTSESLKHLTSCACESMESCKRGMQDDKETLASIWYRATEMCESNSLANFLRRGKLSSICLKQGLAIAELEFYCPKDISKAEKSWKPIANALQRTLCCNVEIRINLVPGWFPKKYSRVKRLSYRLFNCSLGKPHSKMERLSEASENSDSASKRVIMVDKVVETCSSECLSQNSQICGREIMTIRNSDGNALSIGSDTPQILLTDGSLQTPQLESDCLKERSTCKCRDLFTIESEQKSSCFPRTVGLLKRSRSSNASHMTFSITQPQSNLVLSIPNKTPCQSHIPCSSLNDHSSGNLDFSKESRSRYWRTALLPFRKALQLRHQHDNPPQEWILPYSAAN, from the exons ATGGATGGGAGGCGACATTCCGTTGATGTTCCCATATCGAAAACACTGGTTGCACTTAGAAGAGTGAAGTCACTTAGGGATCCAAGCACGAATTCAATTAGCAAGTACTCTACAATGGTTGATAAGTTGAATTGGGAAACACATTCAAGTAATGCTATTACTTTAGGATTTGAGAATAGACAAGAAGTGCGCTACGATGAGGATAGTAGTGCGTTGAGGAATAATGGTTTCGTTTTGTATGCCAACCGGGAGGAATATGCAGGGGATCAGTTGGTTTCACCTCAAATGGAGCCTTGGAATGGTAATGTTGAAATGTCTAACGTACGCCAAACAAATGAGGTACAAAGAGGAAATAAATCAGCAAGTAAAAGGTTAGGTCATCCTCACAGCCGCAGGGATGAAGGAATGATAATGACTGGTACAACGCCTTCCAATGCGTGGGAGGAGGGCAATGGTTCAAGTAAAGAATCAAATGAAGGTGCAGTGCAGGCGAAAGATGTAGTTCATTACGCAACAAAAAGGCATTGCAGACAGAAAAAACATACTAGATCATCTAGAACAGCAGCTGGTGATGTCTTGAGTCGTGTAGGTAGTCCTTACTTTTCGGTAAGTGATGCTCCAATTGAAAGTTCAAACCATGCCATTTCACTGTACGGTAATGAAGATGTTGACAATGTGGATTCTGATCATGGTGGATGTGGAATTAGCTCCTGCTGGTTAGGCACCCCCAAGTTTAGGGGATCAAGTCCTCTTACAAATATGGAAGAGCGACCACTTCTGTCTGCAGGAATAGGCGAGACACTCTTAGCACTACAAAGAAGAAGCTTGACACGAGATAACAATGGAGTTGCTTCACATTCAGAAAGTCCTAGAAATCTCAGTCAAAAATTCAGGCCAAAATCATTCAGTGAAATGGTTGGACAGAATGTGGTCTCAAGGTCTCTGCTGAATGCAATCTCGAGTGGGCGGATAAATTCATTCTACCTGTTTCATGGTCCTCGTGGTACGGGAAAAACATGCGCATCAAGAATATTTGCAGCCGCATTAAATTGTCTTTCTTCTGATGCCGAGAGACCATGTGGCGTGTGCAGGGATTGTGTTCTCTATTTCTCAGGAAGAAGCAGGGATGTTAGAGAAGTAGATTCcttgaaaatcaataaaatggAGAGAATTAGAATGCTTATCAAGAATGCAGTGACACCTCCAGTTTCATCCAAATTTaagatttttatatttgatgAGTGCCACTTATTGCGAGAGGAAACATGGACAAGCATTTTAAATCACCTGGAAGAACTGTCTCGGCATGTGATCTTCATAATGATCACCCCTGACCTTGATAAGCTGCCTCGTGGCGCAGTGTCACGGTCCCAGAAGTACCatttttccaaaataaaagaagtcGATATTTCAAAAAGGTTGCATGAAATTTGTGAGGTTGAAGGAATCGATTTTAATCAGGATGCTTTGGATTTCATTGCTTGTAAATCAAATGGTTCACTTCGAGATGGAGAGATAATGCTTGAGCAGCTAAGTTTGCTTGGGAAAAGAATAACAATGCCATTAGTCTATGAGCTA ATCGGAGCTGTCTCTGATGATGAGTTGCTGGAGTTGCTGCATCTGGCATTGTCATCTGACACTTTGAATACCGTTAAAAGAGCCAGAGAGCTAATGAGATCGAGAATAGACCCCATGCAATTGGTATCACAGCTGGCAAATCTAATAATGGACATTCTTGCTGGAAAATGTCAAAGAAGTGCTTGTGAAGTCGAAGACAGGCTATTCAGCCGACACATTT CTGAAGCTGAGAAACAGCAACTTAGTCATGCCCTCAAAGTACTCTCTGAGACTGAAAAACAATTGAGGATGTCAAAAAATCAAACAACGTGGCTGACAGCTGCGCTTCTACAGTTAAACTCAGTGGGTTCTTCAGTCAATGCCAAAGATGGAAGTTTGTGCTTGAGAACGGTATATGAACAAG ATCCTGATGGTCATCCTTGTAGTACATCGTCAACAAGTGAGAGTTTGAAGCACCTTACAAGTTGTGCTTGTGAAAGCATGGAATCTTGCAAAAGGGGAATGCAGGATGATAAAGAGACTCTGGCTTCTATATGGTATAGAGCAACTGAAATGTGTGAATCGAATTCCCTTGCAAACTTTTTGAGAAGAGGGAAGTTATCATCAATTTGTCTTAAGCAAG GTCTGGCTATTGCTGAACTGGAGTTCTATTGCCCCAAAGACATATCAAAGGCCGAGAAATCATGGAAACCCATTGCAAATGCACTTCAGCGAACATTATGTTGCAATGTGGAGATCAGAATTAATCTTGTACCCGGCTGGTTCCCCAAAAAGTATTCCAGGGTGAAAAGGCTTTCTTATAGACTTTTCAATTGTTCGCTCGGTAAACCACATTCCAAGATGGAACGCTTAAGTGAGGCATCAGAGAACTCTGATTCTGCTTCTAAAAGAGTTATAATGGTGGACAAAGTTGTTGAAACGTGTTCCTCTGAGTGTTTATCTCAAAACTCTCAAATATGTGGTAGAGAAATTATGACCATAAGAAACAGTGATGGAAATGCACTAAGCATTGGATCAGATACACCTCAGATATTGTTGACAGATGGTTCCCTGCAAACACCTCAGTTAGAATCTGATTGTTTGAAAGAGAGAAGTACTTGCAAATGCCGGGATTTATTTACCATTGAGTCGGAGCAAAAATCAAGCTGTTTTCCTAGAACAGTAGGACTTCTAAAGAGATCAAGGTCATCGAATGCTTCTCATATGACCTTTTCGATTACCCAACCACAAAGCAATTTGGTTTTATCCATTCCCAACAAGACACCTTGTCAAAGCCACATTCCTTGCAGCAGTTTAAATGATCACTCTTCTGGGAATCTAGATTT TTCCAAGGAGTCAAGGTCGCGTTATTGGAGAACTGCGCTGTTACCCTTCAGGAAG GCTTTGCAGCTGAGACATCAGCATGATAATCCGCCCCAAGAATGGATCCTACCTTATTCTGCAGCAAACTAG
- the LOC107862633 gene encoding protein STICHEL-like 2 isoform X3: MDGRRHSVDVPISKTLVALRRVKSLRDPSTNSISKYSTMVDKLNWETHSSNAITLGFENRQEVRYDEDSSALRNNGFVLYANREEYAGDQLVSPQMEPWNGNVEMSNVRQTNEVQRGNKSASKRLGHPHSRRDEGMIMTGTTPSNAWEEGNGSSKESNEGAVQAKDVVHYATKRHCRQKKHTRSSRTAAGDVLSRVGSPYFSVSDAPIESSNHAISLYGNEDVDNVDSDHGGCGISSCWLGTPKFRGSSPLTNMEERPLLSAGIGETLLALQRRSLTRDNNGVASHSESPRNLSQKFRPKSFSEMVGQNVVSRSLLNAISSGRINSFYLFHGPRGTGKTCASRIFAAALNCLSSDAERPCGVCRDCVLYFSGRSRDVREVDSLKINKMERIRMLIKNAVTPPVSSKFKIFIFDECHLLREETWTSILNHLEELSRHVIFIMITPDLDKLPRGAVSRSQKYHFSKIKEVDISKRLHEICEVEGIDFNQDALDFIACKSNGSLRDGEIMLEQLSLLGKRITMPLVYELIGAVSDDELLELLHLALSSDTLNTVKRARELMRSRIDPMQLVSQLANLIMDILAGKCQRSACEVEDRLFSRHISEAEKQQLSHALKVLSETEKQLRMSKNQTTWLTAALLQLNSVGSSVNAKDGSLCLRTVYEQDPDGHPCSTSSTSESLKHLTSCACESMESCKRGMQDDKETLASIWYRATEMCESNSLANFLRRGKLSSICLKQGLAIAELEFYCPKDISKAEKSWKPIANALQRTLCCNVEIRINLVPGWFPKKYSRVKRLSYRLFNCSLGKPHSKMERLSEASENSDSASKRVIMVDKVVETCSSECLSQNSQICGREIMTIRNSDGNALSIGSDTPQILLTDGSLQTPQLESDCLKERSTCKCRDLFTIESEQKSSCFPRTVGLLKRSRSSNASHMTFSITQPQSNLVLSIPNKTPCQSHIPCSSLNDHSSGNLDLLCS; encoded by the exons ATGGATGGGAGGCGACATTCCGTTGATGTTCCCATATCGAAAACACTGGTTGCACTTAGAAGAGTGAAGTCACTTAGGGATCCAAGCACGAATTCAATTAGCAAGTACTCTACAATGGTTGATAAGTTGAATTGGGAAACACATTCAAGTAATGCTATTACTTTAGGATTTGAGAATAGACAAGAAGTGCGCTACGATGAGGATAGTAGTGCGTTGAGGAATAATGGTTTCGTTTTGTATGCCAACCGGGAGGAATATGCAGGGGATCAGTTGGTTTCACCTCAAATGGAGCCTTGGAATGGTAATGTTGAAATGTCTAACGTACGCCAAACAAATGAGGTACAAAGAGGAAATAAATCAGCAAGTAAAAGGTTAGGTCATCCTCACAGCCGCAGGGATGAAGGAATGATAATGACTGGTACAACGCCTTCCAATGCGTGGGAGGAGGGCAATGGTTCAAGTAAAGAATCAAATGAAGGTGCAGTGCAGGCGAAAGATGTAGTTCATTACGCAACAAAAAGGCATTGCAGACAGAAAAAACATACTAGATCATCTAGAACAGCAGCTGGTGATGTCTTGAGTCGTGTAGGTAGTCCTTACTTTTCGGTAAGTGATGCTCCAATTGAAAGTTCAAACCATGCCATTTCACTGTACGGTAATGAAGATGTTGACAATGTGGATTCTGATCATGGTGGATGTGGAATTAGCTCCTGCTGGTTAGGCACCCCCAAGTTTAGGGGATCAAGTCCTCTTACAAATATGGAAGAGCGACCACTTCTGTCTGCAGGAATAGGCGAGACACTCTTAGCACTACAAAGAAGAAGCTTGACACGAGATAACAATGGAGTTGCTTCACATTCAGAAAGTCCTAGAAATCTCAGTCAAAAATTCAGGCCAAAATCATTCAGTGAAATGGTTGGACAGAATGTGGTCTCAAGGTCTCTGCTGAATGCAATCTCGAGTGGGCGGATAAATTCATTCTACCTGTTTCATGGTCCTCGTGGTACGGGAAAAACATGCGCATCAAGAATATTTGCAGCCGCATTAAATTGTCTTTCTTCTGATGCCGAGAGACCATGTGGCGTGTGCAGGGATTGTGTTCTCTATTTCTCAGGAAGAAGCAGGGATGTTAGAGAAGTAGATTCcttgaaaatcaataaaatggAGAGAATTAGAATGCTTATCAAGAATGCAGTGACACCTCCAGTTTCATCCAAATTTaagatttttatatttgatgAGTGCCACTTATTGCGAGAGGAAACATGGACAAGCATTTTAAATCACCTGGAAGAACTGTCTCGGCATGTGATCTTCATAATGATCACCCCTGACCTTGATAAGCTGCCTCGTGGCGCAGTGTCACGGTCCCAGAAGTACCatttttccaaaataaaagaagtcGATATTTCAAAAAGGTTGCATGAAATTTGTGAGGTTGAAGGAATCGATTTTAATCAGGATGCTTTGGATTTCATTGCTTGTAAATCAAATGGTTCACTTCGAGATGGAGAGATAATGCTTGAGCAGCTAAGTTTGCTTGGGAAAAGAATAACAATGCCATTAGTCTATGAGCTA ATCGGAGCTGTCTCTGATGATGAGTTGCTGGAGTTGCTGCATCTGGCATTGTCATCTGACACTTTGAATACCGTTAAAAGAGCCAGAGAGCTAATGAGATCGAGAATAGACCCCATGCAATTGGTATCACAGCTGGCAAATCTAATAATGGACATTCTTGCTGGAAAATGTCAAAGAAGTGCTTGTGAAGTCGAAGACAGGCTATTCAGCCGACACATTT CTGAAGCTGAGAAACAGCAACTTAGTCATGCCCTCAAAGTACTCTCTGAGACTGAAAAACAATTGAGGATGTCAAAAAATCAAACAACGTGGCTGACAGCTGCGCTTCTACAGTTAAACTCAGTGGGTTCTTCAGTCAATGCCAAAGATGGAAGTTTGTGCTTGAGAACGGTATATGAACAAG ATCCTGATGGTCATCCTTGTAGTACATCGTCAACAAGTGAGAGTTTGAAGCACCTTACAAGTTGTGCTTGTGAAAGCATGGAATCTTGCAAAAGGGGAATGCAGGATGATAAAGAGACTCTGGCTTCTATATGGTATAGAGCAACTGAAATGTGTGAATCGAATTCCCTTGCAAACTTTTTGAGAAGAGGGAAGTTATCATCAATTTGTCTTAAGCAAG GTCTGGCTATTGCTGAACTGGAGTTCTATTGCCCCAAAGACATATCAAAGGCCGAGAAATCATGGAAACCCATTGCAAATGCACTTCAGCGAACATTATGTTGCAATGTGGAGATCAGAATTAATCTTGTACCCGGCTGGTTCCCCAAAAAGTATTCCAGGGTGAAAAGGCTTTCTTATAGACTTTTCAATTGTTCGCTCGGTAAACCACATTCCAAGATGGAACGCTTAAGTGAGGCATCAGAGAACTCTGATTCTGCTTCTAAAAGAGTTATAATGGTGGACAAAGTTGTTGAAACGTGTTCCTCTGAGTGTTTATCTCAAAACTCTCAAATATGTGGTAGAGAAATTATGACCATAAGAAACAGTGATGGAAATGCACTAAGCATTGGATCAGATACACCTCAGATATTGTTGACAGATGGTTCCCTGCAAACACCTCAGTTAGAATCTGATTGTTTGAAAGAGAGAAGTACTTGCAAATGCCGGGATTTATTTACCATTGAGTCGGAGCAAAAATCAAGCTGTTTTCCTAGAACAGTAGGACTTCTAAAGAGATCAAGGTCATCGAATGCTTCTCATATGACCTTTTCGATTACCCAACCACAAAGCAATTTGGTTTTATCCATTCCCAACAAGACACCTTGTCAAAGCCACATTCCTTGCAGCAGTTTAAATGATCACTCTTCTGGGAATCTAGATTT GCTTTGCAGCTGA
- the LOC107862633 gene encoding protein STICHEL-like 2 isoform X2, which translates to MDGRRHSVDVPISKTLVALRRVKSLRDPSTNSISKYSTMVDKLNWETHSSNAITLGFENRQEVRYDEDSSALRNNGFVLYANREEYAGDQLVSPQMEPWNGNVEMSNVRQTNEVQRGNKSASKRLGHPHSRRDEGMIMTGTTPSNAWEEGNGSSKESNEGAVQAKDVVHYATKRHCRQKKHTRSSRTAAGDVLSRVGSPYFSVSDAPIESSNHAISLYGNEDVDNVDSDHGGCGISSCWLGTPKFRGSSPLTNMEERPLLSAGIGETLLALQRRSLTRDNNGVASHSESPRNLSQKFRPKSFSEMVGQNVVSRSLLNAISSGRINSFYLFHGPRGTGKTCASRIFAAALNCLSSDAERPCGVCRDCVLYFSGRSRDVREVDSLKINKMERIRMLIKNAVTPPVSSKFKIFIFDECHLLREETWTSILNHLEELSRHVIFIMITPDLDKLPRGAVSRSQKYHFSKIKEVDISKRLHEICEVEGIDFNQDALDFIACKSNGSLRDGEIMLEQLSLLGKRITMPLVYELIGAVSDDELLELLHLALSSDTLNTVKRARELMRSRIDPMQLVSQLANLIMDILAGKCQRSACEVEDRLFSRHISEAEKQQLSHALKVLSETEKQLRMSKNQTTWLTAALLQLNSVGSSVNAKDGSLCLRTVYEQDPDGHPCSTSSTSESLKHLTSCACESMESCKRGMQDDKETLASIWYRATEMCESNSLANFLRRGKLSSICLKQGLAIAELEFYCPKDISKAEKSWKPIANALQRTLCCNVEIRINLVPGWFPKKYSRVKRLSYRLFNCSLGKPHSKMERLSEASENSDSASKRVIMVDKVVETCSSECLSQNSQICGREIMTIRNSDGNALSIGSDTPQILLTDGSLQTPQLESDCLKERSTCKCRDLFTIESEQKSSCFPRTVGLLKRSRSSNASHMTFSITQPQSNLVLSIPNKTPCQSHIPCSSLNDHSSGNLDFSKESRSRYWRTALLPFRKVAVVPYYF; encoded by the exons ATGGATGGGAGGCGACATTCCGTTGATGTTCCCATATCGAAAACACTGGTTGCACTTAGAAGAGTGAAGTCACTTAGGGATCCAAGCACGAATTCAATTAGCAAGTACTCTACAATGGTTGATAAGTTGAATTGGGAAACACATTCAAGTAATGCTATTACTTTAGGATTTGAGAATAGACAAGAAGTGCGCTACGATGAGGATAGTAGTGCGTTGAGGAATAATGGTTTCGTTTTGTATGCCAACCGGGAGGAATATGCAGGGGATCAGTTGGTTTCACCTCAAATGGAGCCTTGGAATGGTAATGTTGAAATGTCTAACGTACGCCAAACAAATGAGGTACAAAGAGGAAATAAATCAGCAAGTAAAAGGTTAGGTCATCCTCACAGCCGCAGGGATGAAGGAATGATAATGACTGGTACAACGCCTTCCAATGCGTGGGAGGAGGGCAATGGTTCAAGTAAAGAATCAAATGAAGGTGCAGTGCAGGCGAAAGATGTAGTTCATTACGCAACAAAAAGGCATTGCAGACAGAAAAAACATACTAGATCATCTAGAACAGCAGCTGGTGATGTCTTGAGTCGTGTAGGTAGTCCTTACTTTTCGGTAAGTGATGCTCCAATTGAAAGTTCAAACCATGCCATTTCACTGTACGGTAATGAAGATGTTGACAATGTGGATTCTGATCATGGTGGATGTGGAATTAGCTCCTGCTGGTTAGGCACCCCCAAGTTTAGGGGATCAAGTCCTCTTACAAATATGGAAGAGCGACCACTTCTGTCTGCAGGAATAGGCGAGACACTCTTAGCACTACAAAGAAGAAGCTTGACACGAGATAACAATGGAGTTGCTTCACATTCAGAAAGTCCTAGAAATCTCAGTCAAAAATTCAGGCCAAAATCATTCAGTGAAATGGTTGGACAGAATGTGGTCTCAAGGTCTCTGCTGAATGCAATCTCGAGTGGGCGGATAAATTCATTCTACCTGTTTCATGGTCCTCGTGGTACGGGAAAAACATGCGCATCAAGAATATTTGCAGCCGCATTAAATTGTCTTTCTTCTGATGCCGAGAGACCATGTGGCGTGTGCAGGGATTGTGTTCTCTATTTCTCAGGAAGAAGCAGGGATGTTAGAGAAGTAGATTCcttgaaaatcaataaaatggAGAGAATTAGAATGCTTATCAAGAATGCAGTGACACCTCCAGTTTCATCCAAATTTaagatttttatatttgatgAGTGCCACTTATTGCGAGAGGAAACATGGACAAGCATTTTAAATCACCTGGAAGAACTGTCTCGGCATGTGATCTTCATAATGATCACCCCTGACCTTGATAAGCTGCCTCGTGGCGCAGTGTCACGGTCCCAGAAGTACCatttttccaaaataaaagaagtcGATATTTCAAAAAGGTTGCATGAAATTTGTGAGGTTGAAGGAATCGATTTTAATCAGGATGCTTTGGATTTCATTGCTTGTAAATCAAATGGTTCACTTCGAGATGGAGAGATAATGCTTGAGCAGCTAAGTTTGCTTGGGAAAAGAATAACAATGCCATTAGTCTATGAGCTA ATCGGAGCTGTCTCTGATGATGAGTTGCTGGAGTTGCTGCATCTGGCATTGTCATCTGACACTTTGAATACCGTTAAAAGAGCCAGAGAGCTAATGAGATCGAGAATAGACCCCATGCAATTGGTATCACAGCTGGCAAATCTAATAATGGACATTCTTGCTGGAAAATGTCAAAGAAGTGCTTGTGAAGTCGAAGACAGGCTATTCAGCCGACACATTT CTGAAGCTGAGAAACAGCAACTTAGTCATGCCCTCAAAGTACTCTCTGAGACTGAAAAACAATTGAGGATGTCAAAAAATCAAACAACGTGGCTGACAGCTGCGCTTCTACAGTTAAACTCAGTGGGTTCTTCAGTCAATGCCAAAGATGGAAGTTTGTGCTTGAGAACGGTATATGAACAAG ATCCTGATGGTCATCCTTGTAGTACATCGTCAACAAGTGAGAGTTTGAAGCACCTTACAAGTTGTGCTTGTGAAAGCATGGAATCTTGCAAAAGGGGAATGCAGGATGATAAAGAGACTCTGGCTTCTATATGGTATAGAGCAACTGAAATGTGTGAATCGAATTCCCTTGCAAACTTTTTGAGAAGAGGGAAGTTATCATCAATTTGTCTTAAGCAAG GTCTGGCTATTGCTGAACTGGAGTTCTATTGCCCCAAAGACATATCAAAGGCCGAGAAATCATGGAAACCCATTGCAAATGCACTTCAGCGAACATTATGTTGCAATGTGGAGATCAGAATTAATCTTGTACCCGGCTGGTTCCCCAAAAAGTATTCCAGGGTGAAAAGGCTTTCTTATAGACTTTTCAATTGTTCGCTCGGTAAACCACATTCCAAGATGGAACGCTTAAGTGAGGCATCAGAGAACTCTGATTCTGCTTCTAAAAGAGTTATAATGGTGGACAAAGTTGTTGAAACGTGTTCCTCTGAGTGTTTATCTCAAAACTCTCAAATATGTGGTAGAGAAATTATGACCATAAGAAACAGTGATGGAAATGCACTAAGCATTGGATCAGATACACCTCAGATATTGTTGACAGATGGTTCCCTGCAAACACCTCAGTTAGAATCTGATTGTTTGAAAGAGAGAAGTACTTGCAAATGCCGGGATTTATTTACCATTGAGTCGGAGCAAAAATCAAGCTGTTTTCCTAGAACAGTAGGACTTCTAAAGAGATCAAGGTCATCGAATGCTTCTCATATGACCTTTTCGATTACCCAACCACAAAGCAATTTGGTTTTATCCATTCCCAACAAGACACCTTGTCAAAGCCACATTCCTTGCAGCAGTTTAAATGATCACTCTTCTGGGAATCTAGATTT TTCCAAGGAGTCAAGGTCGCGTTATTGGAGAACTGCGCTGTTACCCTTCAGGAAGGTAGCCGTGGTACCTTATTATTTTTAA
- the LOC107862634 gene encoding probable inactive receptor kinase At2g26730, with product MAVFLRFIFCVLFYALFGVSNYSAVSEPVQDKQALLAFLSQIRHANRVQWNNSTSVCTWFGVECDSNNSFVYSLRLPAVGLVGQIPSNSLGRLGQLRVLSLHNNRLSGSIPSDFSNLKLLRSLYLKSNGFSGEFPRSLPGLTRLNRLDLSSNNFTGDIPFSINNLTHLTGLFLQNNSFTGILPSINPPGLVDFSVANNQLNGSIPTALSKFPASSFAGNIDLCGGPLLPCTPFFPSPSPSPSSEPKIAPSRKKSKKLSTAAIVGIAVGSAIGFLLLLLLLFICLRRRQKATSKEQKPPVASRAAGAVAGAAGEAGTSSSKDDLTGGSAEGERNKLVFFDGGGYSFDLEDLLRASAEVLGKGSVGTSYKAVLEEGTTVVVKRLKDVVVPRREFEQQLEILGSMKHENVLPLRAFYYSKDEKLLVSDYMPAGSLSALLHGSRGSGRTPLDWDSRMRIVLGAARGIAYLHISGKLVHGNIKASNVLLKQDNQDACVSDYGLNPLFSTSAPVNHRVAGYRAPEVLETRKVTFKSDVYSFGVLILELLTGKSPNQASLGEEGIDLPRWVQSVVREEWTAEVFDVELMRYHNVEEEMVQLLQIGMACVATVPDQRPAMAEVVRMIEEMNRGDTDDGLRQSSDDPSKGSEGQTPQESRGSPHGITP from the exons ATGGCGGTGTTTTTAAGGtttattttttgtgttctattCTATGCTTTGTTTGGAGTGAGTAATTATTCAGCTGTCTCGGAGCCTGTACAGGACAAGCAAGCTCTCCTTGCTTTTCTATCTCAGATCCGACATGCTAATCGGGTCCAATGGAATAATTCTACTTCAGTATGTACTTGGTTTGGCGTTGAATGTGACTCCAACAATTCGTTTGTTTATTCACTTAGACTTCCTGCTGTGGGTCTCGTTGGTCAAATTCCTTCTAACAGTTTAGGCCGGCTGGGCCAACTTAGAGTTCTCAGTCTTCATAATAATCGTCTTTCTGGTTCTATTCCTTCGGATTTTTCTAATCTTAAGCTTCTTCGTAGTCTGTATTTAAAGAGTAATGGGTTTTCCGGCGAGTTTCCGAGGAGTTTACCCGGGTTGACCCGGTTAAACAGGCTGGATCTTTCGTCGAATAACTTTACTGGAGATATCCCTTTCTCCATCAACAATTTGACCCATTTGACTGGACTTTTCTTGCAGAATAATAGCTTTACTGGTATTCTACCCAGTATTAATCCACCAGGTTTAGTGGATTTCAGTGTGGCGAATAATCAGCTTAATGGGTCAATTCCAACAGCGCTTTCGAAATTTCCAGCTTCCTCGTTTGCTGGTAATATTGATTTATGTGGTGGCCCATTGCTGCCATGTACCCCATTCTTTCCTTCTCCTTCACCCTCACCTTCGTCAGAGCCAAAAATCGCTCCGTCGAGGAAGAAGTCGAAGAAGCTTTCTACAGCTGCCATTGTTGGAATAGCTGTAGGTTCCGCCATTGGGTTTCTACTACTGTTGTTGCTCCTTTTCATCTGCCTACGTCGAAGGCAAAAGGCGACATCGAAAGAACAGAAGCCTCCGGTAGCATCAAGAGCCGCGGGGGCGGTAGCTGGGGCAGCTGGAGAAGCGGGGACATCATCGTCAAAAGACGATTTAACAGGTGGTTCAGCTGAAGGGGAGAGGAACAAGCTTGTATTCTTTGATGGAGGTGGATATAGTTTTGAtcttgaagatttgttgagagcTTCTGCTGAGGTACTAGGAAAAGGAAGTGTTGGAACAAGCTACAAGGCTGTTCTTGAAGAAGGTACTACTGTTGTAGTGAAAAGGCTTAAGGATGTTGTGGTTCCTAGAAGAGAATTCGAACAACAACTGGAGATATTGGGGAGTATGAAACATGAAAATGTGCTACCTTTGAGAGCATTTTACTACTCTAAAGATGAGAAGTTATTGGTCTCTGATTACATGCCTGCTGGAAGTTTATCTGCTCTTCTTCATG GTAGTAGAGGATCAGGTCGTACGCCACTCGACTGGGATAGTCGAATGAGAATAGTGTTAGGTGCTGCAAGAGGCATTGCATACCTCCATATTTCAGGAAAACTTGTCCACGGAAACATCAAGGCTTCCAATGTTCTCCTTAAACAAGATAACCAAGATGCATGTGTATCCGACTACGGATTGAACCCTCTTTTCTCCACCTCAGCACCGGTTAACCACCGTGTTGCAGGATATCGTGCACCGGAGGTTCTTGAAACGCGAAAAGTCACATTTAAATCCGACGTGTATAGCTTTGGAGTGTTAATATTGGAGCTCTTAACGGGGAAATCTCCTAACCAAGCTTCACTCGGTGAAGAAGGCATCGATTTGCCTAGATGGGTCCAAAGCGTTGTAAGAGAAGAATGGACCGCGGAGGTGTTTGATGTTGAGCTAATGCGATATCATAACGTGGAAGAAGAGATGGTACAACTACTGCAAATAGGTATGGCGTGTGTTGCTACCGTGCCTGACCAACGTCCTGCCATGGCagaggtagttaggatgatcgaAGAAATGAATCGAGGTGATACAGATGATGGTCTTCGACAATCCTCCGACGACCCCTCAAAAGGTTCCGAAGGCCAAACACCTCAAGAGTCTAGAGGTTCACCTCATGGTATTACACCATAG